A genomic region of Catalinimonas niigatensis contains the following coding sequences:
- a CDS encoding ATP-binding protein translates to MEDILGALKAVPIFEGIEEQPLQWMMDQGDLISLEPGDYLFKKGEPAEYMYIVLEGSIQLKFPQGNQSRDLGLLEKGDVTGILPYSRMKEVGGFGITASNAQVFRLHKKHFMELEVQSHEIVQALVSEMTTRTRDYTRQQQQNDKMMALGKLSAGLAHELNNPASAIIRSSAALKQHLHSTPKSFKQIISIRLSPEQVDEVNDILFSRISQQEPVQLSMMERNNQEDEIAEWLEDQGVENAYDIAETFVSFGLSIADMEEIEEITKGEFLPPVLGWIQNVLTTERLVTEIEQASIRISDLVQSVKTYSHMDRAVDKELINLHTGIDSTLTMLSHKLKQKNIEVIKEYDENLPKIKAFVSELNQVWTNLIDNAIDAMDKDGKLTVSSRKIGDCVEVCIKDTGSGIPPEMLDHIFEPFFTTKSVGQGTGLGLDIARKILDQHQASVKVDSKPGATVFKISFPTS, encoded by the coding sequence ATGGAAGATATACTCGGCGCATTAAAAGCTGTTCCCATCTTTGAAGGAATAGAAGAGCAGCCCCTGCAGTGGATGATGGACCAAGGAGACCTCATCTCCCTGGAACCCGGCGACTACTTATTTAAGAAAGGAGAACCCGCAGAATACATGTATATCGTGCTGGAAGGCAGCATACAGCTGAAATTCCCACAGGGCAATCAGTCCAGAGATCTTGGCCTGCTGGAAAAAGGAGATGTCACTGGCATCCTCCCCTATTCACGTATGAAAGAAGTAGGAGGATTTGGTATTACTGCCTCCAATGCCCAAGTCTTCAGGTTACACAAAAAACATTTCATGGAGTTGGAAGTCCAGAGTCATGAAATCGTACAGGCCCTAGTATCCGAAATGACCACCAGAACCAGGGATTATACCCGCCAGCAGCAACAAAATGATAAGATGATGGCTTTGGGTAAGTTATCAGCGGGTCTGGCTCATGAGTTGAATAACCCGGCTTCAGCCATCATTAGAAGTTCTGCTGCACTAAAACAACATTTACATAGTACCCCTAAAAGCTTCAAACAAATCATTTCTATACGCCTTTCGCCTGAGCAGGTAGATGAAGTGAATGATATTCTTTTCTCCCGAATCAGTCAGCAGGAACCAGTGCAACTTAGCATGATGGAACGCAATAACCAGGAGGATGAGATTGCCGAATGGCTGGAAGATCAGGGTGTGGAAAATGCGTATGATATTGCCGAGACATTTGTTTCCTTCGGTCTGTCCATCGCTGATATGGAAGAGATAGAAGAGATTACGAAAGGAGAATTCCTTCCGCCGGTGTTGGGCTGGATACAAAATGTACTGACCACTGAAAGACTGGTCACTGAGATAGAGCAGGCTTCTATCCGTATTTCTGATCTGGTCCAATCCGTAAAAACCTATTCTCACATGGACCGTGCAGTGGATAAGGAGCTTATCAATCTGCACACCGGAATTGACAGTACGCTTACCATGCTCAGCCATAAGCTAAAGCAGAAGAACATAGAAGTCATCAAAGAATACGACGAAAACCTTCCCAAGATCAAAGCTTTTGTAAGTGAGCTCAATCAGGTATGGACCAACCTCATAGACAATGCCATTGATGCCATGGATAAAGATGGTAAGCTCACCGTCAGCAGCCGAAAGATTGGGGACTGCGTAGAAGTATGCATCAAAGATACTGGCTCCGGCATTCCTCCTGAAATGCTGGATCATATTTTTGAGCCTTTCTTTACCACTAAATCTGTAGGGCAAGGCACTGGTTTGGGGCTGGACATTGCCAGAAAAATACTGGATCAGCATCAGGCCAGCGTTAAAGTGGATTCCAAGCCGGGTGCCACTGTTTTTAAAATCAGTTTTCCTACTAGCTGA
- a CDS encoding M56 family metallopeptidase: MAKLIMYLLESSAILACFYLLYVLVLRKETFFSLNRFFLLGIVIFSLLFPILRFNINPTKLLAVDRPIEEISKFRMSYYEAMTAWEFEVSHTTVPDAKTNPEGVPRYSSFNWTNTFLSAFLVLYVIGIVVCMSRVVWALRRIFKMISIYPQETVEGVKVIKLPHPTAPFSFLKYVFVHGLLVKTPEFDQILKHEKTHIQQRHSVDLIFVQLLAAFLWFNPVIWQLIKSLKTTHEYIADKKIMNSGYSLVEYQTLLLRQLISNNSFGLVHNFNLSFIKKRITMMKSKKSGWAGKVKVAMTIVATLIFSGVILQCNAIIDEQVLTESQASSLDGREVDVPVLPQSVSHFDFNSYNSLNLTISGNKVFIHDEEIAVEQIRSLLENSSEEEDAIVLQIDKHQSMGLVREVQWELRKANRLKIIYIGQTSNGEQVGVALRLPPDPEHEEEVGIRVPKITDQYAKEHNISLLKVEMGEDEGPTDQQKTYDFVKSQVAQQNTNFVISARFSDDASYKDYLISVYHLKEAFYQIYDERAQALYGKPLGEISKKSSTNEEHKEMYETIRLGIPMAISIAED; this comes from the coding sequence ATGGCTAAGCTCATCATGTATCTGTTGGAGTCGAGTGCCATACTGGCATGCTTCTACCTCTTATATGTTTTGGTGTTAAGGAAGGAGACTTTCTTCAGCCTGAACCGCTTTTTTCTGTTGGGGATCGTCATCTTTTCTTTACTTTTTCCCATCCTGCGTTTTAATATCAATCCAACCAAGCTGCTTGCCGTAGACCGTCCTATTGAAGAAATCAGCAAATTTAGAATGTCATACTATGAGGCTATGACAGCCTGGGAGTTTGAAGTCAGTCATACTACAGTTCCGGATGCAAAGACAAATCCTGAAGGTGTTCCAAGGTATTCCAGCTTTAACTGGACAAATACGTTTTTAAGCGCTTTCCTGGTCCTCTACGTCATTGGAATTGTTGTTTGCATGTCCAGGGTAGTTTGGGCTTTGAGACGGATCTTTAAAATGATCTCTATCTATCCACAAGAAACGGTTGAGGGTGTTAAAGTGATTAAACTACCTCATCCCACAGCTCCCTTTTCCTTTTTGAAATATGTGTTTGTGCATGGCTTGCTGGTCAAAACTCCGGAGTTTGACCAAATCCTGAAACATGAGAAAACCCATATCCAACAGCGACATTCGGTAGATTTAATCTTTGTTCAACTTTTAGCTGCCTTTTTATGGTTCAATCCAGTGATCTGGCAGCTTATCAAATCCCTAAAAACAACGCATGAATATATAGCAGACAAAAAAATAATGAATTCGGGTTATTCCTTGGTTGAGTACCAGACTTTGCTTTTGAGACAATTGATCAGCAACAACTCATTTGGGTTGGTACACAATTTTAATTTATCCTTTATTAAAAAAAGAATAACTATGATGAAAAGTAAAAAATCAGGATGGGCTGGTAAAGTAAAAGTAGCCATGACCATCGTCGCCACGCTCATTTTTAGTGGTGTTATTTTACAGTGCAATGCTATCATTGATGAGCAGGTTTTAACCGAATCACAAGCTTCTTCTCTAGACGGGAGGGAAGTTGATGTGCCTGTACTACCACAATCGGTAAGTCACTTTGATTTTAACTCATACAACTCTTTGAATCTGACGATTTCCGGAAATAAGGTATTTATCCATGATGAAGAGATCGCGGTAGAGCAGATCAGATCCTTGCTAGAGAATTCTTCTGAAGAAGAAGATGCCATTGTTCTCCAAATTGACAAGCATCAGTCTATGGGTTTGGTACGTGAAGTGCAATGGGAATTACGAAAAGCCAATCGTCTGAAGATCATTTACATAGGGCAAACCTCAAACGGAGAGCAAGTTGGCGTTGCTCTCAGACTCCCTCCTGATCCGGAGCATGAAGAAGAAGTAGGAATACGCGTGCCTAAAATCACAGACCAATATGCCAAAGAACATAATATCAGCTTGTTAAAAGTTGAAATGGGCGAAGATGAAGGTCCTACAGATCAGCAAAAAACGTATGATTTTGTGAAAAGCCAGGTAGCCCAGCAGAACACCAACTTTGTGATCAGTGCCCGATTTAGCGATGATGCCAGCTACAAGGATTACTTGATAAGCGTATATCACTTGAAAGAGGCTTTTTACCAGATTTATGATGAACGTGCCCAAGCACTATATGGAAAGCCTTTGGGGGAAATTTCTAAAAAATCTTCCACGAATGAGGAACACAAGGAGATGTACGAAACAATACGCCTGGGGATACCTATGGCCATCTCTATCGCTGAGGATTGA
- a CDS encoding acyl-CoA thioesterase, which yields MSNTQKPAKASLTTMTEMVFPNDTNGLNGLMGGRLLYWMDIVSAIAAQKHANSFVVTASVDNVSFSHPIKIGNVVTLKAQVTRAFNTSMEVHIEVKAEDVPNGRIVESHRAFFTMVAVDMAGNKLSVAEAIPETEEEQKLYDSALRRRQLRLVLAGRMKPDEAHELRSLFDIKK from the coding sequence ATGAGTAACACACAAAAACCGGCAAAAGCATCCTTAACCACCATGACGGAAATGGTTTTCCCTAATGATACCAATGGCTTGAATGGGCTGATGGGAGGAAGATTATTGTACTGGATGGATATTGTATCGGCCATTGCTGCCCAGAAGCATGCCAATAGTTTTGTGGTCACGGCATCGGTAGACAATGTTTCTTTCTCTCATCCGATCAAAATTGGCAACGTAGTGACTCTGAAAGCACAGGTCACCCGGGCTTTTAACACTTCTATGGAAGTCCATATAGAAGTGAAAGCTGAAGATGTGCCCAATGGAAGGATTGTGGAGAGCCATCGCGCTTTTTTTACGATGGTAGCTGTGGATATGGCTGGTAATAAATTAAGTGTAGCCGAAGCTATTCCCGAAACCGAGGAAGAACAAAAGCTCTACGATAGTGCTTTGCGCAGGAGACAGTTACGTCTGGTCTTAGCAGGCAGGATGAAACCCGACGAAGCACACGAATTACGTTCTTTATTTGACATAAAAAAGTAA
- a CDS encoding MarR family winged helix-turn-helix transcriptional regulator, which produces MGKKVKVENSLSIILGKASRLLSNQISKNMAEYRVTAEQWAILASLWRHDGQGQQALADMANKNKASITHLIDNLEKRKLVTRQADESDRRNKIIFLTEEGRSLQEELAKIVKKTTKEVTRDIDKKELKSAKKVMKRMIEKLLAD; this is translated from the coding sequence ATGGGCAAAAAAGTCAAAGTAGAAAATTCACTTTCTATCATTCTTGGAAAGGCTTCCCGCCTGCTTAGCAACCAAATCAGTAAAAACATGGCGGAGTATCGTGTAACGGCTGAGCAATGGGCTATACTTGCCAGCCTGTGGCGCCATGACGGACAAGGACAGCAAGCCCTGGCAGATATGGCCAATAAAAACAAAGCCAGCATTACCCATCTGATTGACAACCTTGAAAAACGGAAATTAGTGACCCGGCAGGCTGATGAGAGCGACCGCAGAAATAAAATCATATTTCTGACTGAGGAAGGAAGAAGCCTACAGGAAGAACTGGCAAAAATTGTCAAGAAAACGACCAAGGAAGTAACCCGTGATATAGACAAAAAAGAGCTCAAATCTGCCAAGAAGGTGATGAAAAGGATGATTGAAAAGCTATTGGCAGATTAA
- the gcvP gene encoding aminomethyl-transferring glycine dehydrogenase, translating into MKINLTSPTTFEHRHNGPRPEEVKEMLQAIKASSLEALIDETIPKAIQLKKSLKLPEPKSEYDFLQSFKKLAAKNKVFKSYIGMGYYDCIVPSVIQRNILENPGWYTAYTPYQAEIAQGRLEALINFQTMVMDLTAMELANASLLDEGTAAAEAMSMFLGLRKGAKKKSQSFFVDHRTLPQTIDVLKTRAIPIGINLIIGELEELDLSDENLFGVLLQYPDAEGAVRDYSALVEAAHKKEVHVAVAADLLSLTMLTPPGEFGADCVVGTSQRFGVPMGYGGPHAAYFATREDFKRQIPGRIIGVSQDATGKKAYRMALQTREQHIKRERATSNICTAQVLLAVMAGMYGVYHGPKGIRKIAERVHAMAHLLEKGLSTLGFEQLNAAYFDTLKVKVEDTALLKKIAEVQEINLRYFDDNFVGISVDETTRLHDVQALLEVFAQVANQELSFDLHAETQAITLNWPNSLQRTSAYLTHPVFNMYQSEHDMLRYIRSLENKDLSLVHSMISLGSCTMKLNAATEMMPLSWPEFGGLHPFAPLDQTQGYQTLFRELQAWLSEITGFAEVSLQPNSGAQGEYAGLMVIRAYHESRGDEHRNIVLIPTSAHGTNPASAVMAGGEVVLVNCDEKGNIDLADLKAKAEKHSNQLSSFMVTYPSTHGVFEEEIIEICDIIHQHGGQVYMDGANMNAQVGLTSPANVGADVCHLNLHKTFCIPHGGGGPGMGPIGVAEHLVPFLPGNPVIKVGGEQAIHAISSAPYGSASILTISYAYIAMMGGSGLTNATKIAILNANYIKQRLDGHYPVLYTGKNGRSAHEMIIDCRDFKKADVEVEDIAKRLMDYGFHAPTVSFPVPGTMMIEPTESESKAELDRFCDALISIREEIREVEQGKVDKEDNVLKNAPHTAEVALNDDWNFSYSRQKAVYPHPFVREHKFWPSVSRIDSAYGDRNLMCSCIPVEAYQEAKDEQKEVADMA; encoded by the coding sequence ATGAAAATTAACCTTACGTCACCTACCACTTTTGAACATCGTCACAATGGCCCCCGGCCGGAGGAAGTAAAGGAAATGTTACAAGCCATCAAGGCTTCTTCTCTGGAGGCATTGATAGATGAAACCATTCCCAAAGCCATTCAGCTCAAAAAATCCCTAAAGCTTCCTGAGCCTAAGTCGGAATATGATTTTCTACAGTCTTTCAAAAAGCTGGCGGCCAAGAATAAGGTGTTCAAATCTTATATCGGCATGGGCTATTACGACTGTATTGTGCCTTCGGTCATTCAGCGTAATATTTTGGAGAATCCCGGTTGGTACACAGCTTACACACCCTACCAGGCAGAAATAGCACAGGGTCGTCTGGAGGCTTTGATCAACTTCCAGACCATGGTAATGGACCTGACGGCGATGGAACTTGCCAATGCTTCGCTTCTTGACGAAGGTACAGCTGCCGCTGAAGCCATGAGCATGTTTTTGGGATTACGCAAAGGAGCTAAAAAGAAGTCACAAAGCTTCTTTGTTGATCATCGTACCCTGCCTCAAACCATAGACGTACTAAAAACCAGGGCTATTCCGATAGGAATCAATCTGATTATTGGTGAGTTGGAAGAACTTGATCTTTCCGATGAAAATCTTTTTGGCGTACTGCTCCAGTATCCTGATGCAGAAGGTGCTGTCCGTGATTATAGCGCTTTGGTAGAGGCGGCACATAAAAAGGAAGTACATGTTGCAGTAGCTGCTGATTTGCTGAGCCTGACCATGCTTACACCTCCCGGTGAATTTGGTGCCGACTGTGTAGTGGGAACCAGCCAGCGCTTTGGAGTACCCATGGGCTACGGTGGACCTCACGCCGCATATTTTGCTACCCGTGAGGATTTTAAAAGACAAATTCCCGGCAGAATCATAGGCGTTTCTCAGGATGCTACCGGCAAGAAAGCCTATCGGATGGCCTTACAAACCCGAGAGCAGCACATTAAGCGGGAAAGAGCTACTTCCAATATTTGTACAGCGCAGGTTTTACTGGCGGTAATGGCAGGAATGTACGGTGTCTATCACGGACCTAAAGGTATCAGGAAGATTGCTGAGCGGGTACATGCCATGGCACATTTGCTGGAGAAAGGACTTAGCACGCTGGGCTTTGAACAGCTAAATGCTGCTTATTTTGATACCCTTAAAGTAAAGGTAGAGGATACAGCCCTGCTGAAGAAAATAGCAGAAGTACAGGAAATCAATCTTCGTTATTTTGATGACAATTTTGTGGGCATTTCAGTAGATGAAACAACCCGCCTGCACGATGTACAGGCACTGCTGGAGGTGTTTGCTCAGGTTGCTAATCAGGAATTGTCTTTTGACCTGCATGCAGAAACCCAGGCCATCACCCTCAATTGGCCGAACAGTCTGCAACGTACTTCTGCTTACCTGACGCACCCGGTATTTAACATGTACCAGTCTGAGCACGATATGCTGCGCTATATCAGAAGTCTGGAAAACAAAGATTTGTCTTTGGTGCATTCAATGATTTCCTTAGGTTCCTGTACCATGAAGCTGAATGCTGCTACTGAAATGATGCCACTAAGCTGGCCTGAATTCGGTGGACTTCACCCCTTTGCTCCTCTTGATCAGACGCAAGGTTACCAGACATTATTTAGAGAACTACAGGCCTGGCTCAGTGAGATTACAGGCTTTGCTGAGGTTTCTCTTCAACCCAACTCCGGTGCACAGGGCGAGTATGCCGGGCTGATGGTCATCCGAGCCTATCATGAAAGCAGAGGAGATGAACACAGAAATATAGTATTGATTCCTACTTCAGCTCATGGTACTAATCCTGCCAGTGCAGTGATGGCTGGTGGAGAAGTAGTATTAGTCAACTGTGATGAAAAAGGGAATATAGACTTGGCTGATCTTAAAGCTAAGGCAGAAAAACATAGTAATCAGCTTTCGTCTTTCATGGTTACTTATCCAAGTACGCACGGAGTATTTGAAGAAGAAATCATAGAAATCTGTGATATTATCCATCAGCATGGCGGGCAGGTATATATGGATGGTGCCAATATGAATGCTCAGGTAGGTCTGACCAGTCCTGCCAATGTAGGGGCTGATGTTTGTCACCTTAACCTGCATAAAACTTTCTGTATCCCTCACGGTGGTGGTGGACCAGGCATGGGTCCTATAGGTGTAGCCGAGCATTTGGTTCCTTTCTTACCAGGCAATCCGGTAATCAAGGTAGGAGGCGAACAAGCAATACATGCGATCTCCTCAGCACCATACGGGAGCGCCAGTATCCTTACCATCTCCTATGCCTACATCGCGATGATGGGTGGTTCCGGCCTTACCAATGCAACCAAAATTGCGATCCTGAACGCCAACTATATCAAACAGCGGCTGGATGGACATTATCCGGTACTGTATACTGGTAAAAATGGACGTAGCGCCCATGAAATGATTATTGATTGTCGTGATTTTAAGAAGGCAGATGTTGAAGTAGAAGATATCGCCAAGCGATTGATGGACTATGGTTTTCATGCTCCCACTGTTTCCTTTCCGGTACCCGGAACGATGATGATTGAGCCTACCGAAAGTGAGTCTAAAGCTGAGCTGGACCGTTTCTGCGATGCTTTAATTAGCATACGTGAAGAGATCAGAGAAGTGGAACAGGGGAAAGTTGATAAAGAAGATAATGTGCTGAAAAATGCGCCTCACACTGCCGAAGTTGCACTCAATGATGATTGGAACTTTAGTTATAGCCGTCAAAAAGCAGTATACCCTCACCCTTTTGTAAGAGAACATAAGTTCTGGCCATCCGTGAGCCGCATTGACAGTGCTTATGGAGACCGTAACCTGATGTGTAGCTGTATTCCGGTAGAAGCCTATCAGGAAGCCAAAGATGAGCAGAAAGAGGTAGCGGATATGGCTTGA
- a CDS encoding protein-L-isoaspartate(D-aspartate) O-methyltransferase, producing the protein MPIEDNYKHRGMRRQLVNKVRSKGITDERVLRAINTVPRHAFLDNAFLTHAYQDKAFQIGEGQTISQPYTVAFQTQLLQIKPGDKVLEIGTGSGYQCSILAEMGANVYSIEYHWPLHQRAGNMLKNLGYQAHLFHGDGTKGLPAFAPYDGIIVTAGAPSVPMTLIAQLAPGGRLVIPVGDRRSQKMLLIMKDESGKMNKKEFDHFSFVPLLGQHGWENQ; encoded by the coding sequence ATGCCTATTGAAGACAACTACAAGCATAGGGGAATGAGGCGACAGCTGGTTAATAAAGTCCGGTCTAAGGGAATTACAGACGAAAGGGTATTACGTGCTATCAATACAGTGCCCCGCCACGCCTTTCTGGATAATGCTTTTCTGACACATGCCTATCAGGACAAAGCCTTTCAGATAGGAGAGGGGCAGACCATCTCTCAGCCCTATACGGTGGCTTTTCAAACACAACTATTACAAATTAAGCCGGGAGACAAAGTGTTAGAGATTGGTACCGGTTCCGGTTACCAATGCAGTATCCTGGCAGAAATGGGAGCAAACGTATATTCTATTGAGTATCACTGGCCCCTGCACCAGCGGGCGGGCAATATGCTGAAAAACCTGGGTTATCAGGCGCACCTTTTTCATGGCGATGGTACCAAAGGCCTGCCTGCTTTTGCTCCGTACGATGGTATTATTGTGACGGCGGGTGCGCCTTCTGTACCGATGACCCTGATAGCCCAACTGGCTCCTGGCGGACGACTGGTCATTCCAGTGGGTGACAGAAGATCACAGAAGATGTTGCTGATTATGAAAGATGAAAGTGGAAAAATGAATAAAAAAGAGTTTGATCATTTTAGTTTTGTACCCTTATTAGGTCAGCATGGTTGGGAGAACCAGTAA
- a CDS encoding BlaI/MecI/CopY family transcriptional regulator, with the protein MVTLTKAEEKIMKILWGIGKGFIKDIIEQYPDPKPPYNSVSTIVRVLVQKDIVGFKAYGNSHQYYPLVTKEAYSKGQLSRLVKDYYNNSLTQVVNFFSESKKLDEKELDEVMRMLEDLKKQKNG; encoded by the coding sequence ATGGTCACACTCACTAAGGCAGAAGAGAAAATCATGAAAATTCTCTGGGGTATCGGCAAAGGTTTTATCAAGGATATCATCGAGCAATACCCCGACCCAAAACCCCCTTACAACTCTGTTTCAACGATCGTGAGAGTGCTCGTGCAAAAAGATATTGTAGGCTTTAAAGCCTATGGCAATTCACACCAGTATTATCCGTTGGTCACCAAAGAAGCATATAGTAAGGGGCAGTTGTCCCGGCTGGTAAAGGATTATTATAATAACTCACTTACTCAGGTAGTCAACTTTTTTTCAGAAAGCAAAAAGCTGGACGAAAAGGAGTTGGATGAAGTAATGCGCATGCTGGAAGATCTAAAAAAACAGAAAAATGGCTAA
- a CDS encoding C40 family peptidase, with amino-acid sequence MKLKWSILLYHQKVTDRSVVMLALTLLTFVLAAARFSTNPEWEMPSVEAATDSLLCVAHRLEGIPYRYGGKNETGFDCSGYTRYLYQQIGIDLNASAAEQYKQGIEVHADSLQPGDLLFFQNTKGRIFHVGLYVGEREERPSFIHASSSRGVVVDDLRQYYFHKRWAGAKRIFNP; translated from the coding sequence ATGAAGCTTAAATGGAGTATTCTATTGTATCATCAGAAAGTAACGGATCGGTCAGTTGTAATGCTAGCATTAACTCTTTTGACTTTTGTGCTGGCTGCTGCTCGTTTTTCTACAAATCCAGAATGGGAAATGCCCTCAGTAGAAGCAGCCACTGATAGTTTGCTTTGTGTAGCCCACCGTCTGGAAGGAATTCCTTACCGATATGGAGGTAAGAACGAAACTGGTTTTGATTGCTCAGGATATACCCGCTACCTCTACCAACAAATAGGCATAGACCTGAACGCTTCGGCGGCTGAACAATACAAACAGGGTATAGAAGTACATGCGGATAGCCTTCAACCCGGAGACTTGCTCTTTTTCCAGAATACCAAGGGTAGAATTTTTCATGTGGGCTTATATGTAGGAGAAAGGGAAGAGCGCCCTTCTTTTATTCATGCATCCAGTAGCAGAGGTGTAGTAGTAGACGATCTCCGGCAATACTATTTTCATAAACGCTGGGCCGGAGCCAAGAGAATTTTTAATCCATAG
- a CDS encoding metallophosphoesterase, protein MLIAESKMSDRQNWLNNRKRLEGLRFNRLSAYERDKGYITWIDYLIPIVNAGLRLSGTYGIGRANAKKIQVKEFDLYFDNLPEAFDGYKVLHLTDLHIDSLPGLEQIICEKLEKLDYHSCFITGDYRLRLTGDYGDKVLSPLRDIIACLQPEDGIFATLGNHDTFQIVEHLENMGVEVLTNETIRLHRGQDSILITGVDDPHFYCTHHSLEALKTEREAFKIALVHSPELYQEAADHQYDLYLCGHTHAGQICLPTGIPLIKHLKKGNRYYKGQWKVSGMQGYTSAGCGVSGVPVRFNSRGEITLFTLRKK, encoded by the coding sequence ATGCTTATTGCGGAATCTAAAATGTCTGACAGACAAAACTGGCTGAATAATCGTAAGAGACTGGAGGGACTTCGTTTTAACCGACTCAGTGCTTACGAACGGGACAAGGGATATATTACATGGATTGATTATCTGATTCCGATCGTAAATGCCGGACTCAGATTAAGCGGTACGTATGGGATAGGTAGGGCCAATGCCAAAAAAATTCAGGTGAAGGAGTTTGACTTGTACTTTGACAACCTGCCAGAAGCCTTTGATGGTTATAAGGTTTTACATCTGACAGACCTCCATATAGACAGTTTGCCGGGGCTTGAGCAGATTATTTGCGAAAAGCTGGAAAAACTGGATTATCACAGTTGTTTTATTACCGGTGACTATCGGCTGAGGCTGACGGGAGACTATGGAGATAAAGTATTAAGTCCTCTGCGCGATATCATTGCCTGTTTACAGCCCGAAGATGGTATATTTGCCACATTGGGAAATCATGATACTTTTCAGATTGTGGAGCACCTGGAAAACATGGGGGTGGAAGTGCTTACCAATGAAACAATTCGTCTACACAGAGGACAAGACAGCATACTGATTACCGGCGTAGATGATCCTCATTTCTATTGTACGCATCACTCCTTAGAGGCATTGAAGACTGAGCGTGAAGCTTTCAAAATAGCACTTGTCCATTCACCGGAGCTTTATCAGGAGGCTGCTGATCATCAGTATGACTTGTACCTCTGTGGACATACCCATGCCGGACAAATTTGTCTGCCCACAGGAATACCGTTGATCAAGCATCTGAAAAAAGGGAACCGCTATTATAAAGGACAATGGAAGGTGAGTGGTATGCAGGGTTACACCAGTGCAGGCTGTGGCGTTTCCGGTGTGCCGGTTCGGTTCAACAGCCGGGGAGAGATCACTTTATTCACCCTTAGAAAAAAATAG